In one window of Miscanthus floridulus cultivar M001 chromosome 12, ASM1932011v1, whole genome shotgun sequence DNA:
- the LOC136497310 gene encoding LOW QUALITY PROTEIN: WRKY transcription factor WRKY51-like (The sequence of the model RefSeq protein was modified relative to this genomic sequence to represent the inferred CDS: deleted 2 bases in 1 codon): protein MMTLDLMGGYGRVDEQVAIQDAAAAGLRGMEHLILQLSQPGTGERSSSSPAAEGPQRQQLEQIQQQQVDCREITNMTVSKFKKVISILNRTGHARFRRGPVVAQSQGPAAPESARSRPAPVMLDFTKSVPGGYSQDSGFSLSGASSSFLSSVTTGDASVSNGRGGGSSSLVLPPASCGKPPLSSYSGGAAQKRKCHDHAHSENVAGGKYGANGGRCHCSKRRKHRLKCTIRVPAISPKMADIAADEYSWRKYGQKPIKGSPYPRGYYKCSTVRGCLARKHVERDAADPSMLIVTYEGEHHHSPAAQDPPPPLAPLPELPNH, encoded by the exons ATGATGACCCTCGACCTGATGGGTGGGTACGGGCGGGTGGACGAGCAGGTGGCCATCCAGGACGCCGCCGCGGCGGGACTGCGCGGGATGGAGCACCTCATCTTGCAGCTCTCCCAGCCCGGCACCGGGGAGCGGTCGTCGTCCTCACCGGCGGCAGAGGGGCCGCAGCGTCAGCAGCTGGAGCagatacagcagcagcag gttGACTGCCGGGAGATCACGAACATGACGGTGTCCAAGTTCAAGAAGGTGATCTCCATCCTGAACCGCACGGGGCACGCGCGGTTCCGGCGCGGCCCCGTGGTGGCACAGTCGCAGGGCCCGGCCGCCCCCGAGTCCGCGCGGTCGAGGCCGGCGCCTGTGATGCTGGACTTCACCAAGTCGGTGCCCGGCGGGTACAGCCAGGACTCCGGGTTCAGCTTGTCCGGCGCGAGCTCGTCGTTCCTGTCGTCGGTGACGACCGGGGACGCGAGCGTGTCGAACGGGCGCGGGGGAGGTTCGTCGTCCCTCGTGCTCCCGCCGGCCAGCTGCGGGAAGCCGCCGCTGTCGTCGTATTCCGGCGGCGCCGCGCAGAAGCGCAAGTGCCACGACCACGCGCACTCGGAGAACGTCGCCGGCGGCAAGTACGGGGCCAACGGCGGGCGCTGCCACTGCTCGAAGCGCAG GAAGCACCGCTTGAAGTGCACGATCCGCGTGCCGGCGATCAGCCCCAAGATGGCGGACATCGCCGCCGACGAGTACTCGTGGCGCAAGTACGGGCAGAAGCCAATCAAGGGGTCGCCCTATCCACG CGGCTACTACAAGTGCAGCACGGTGCGCGGCTGCCTCGCCCGGAAGCATGTGGAGCGCGACGCCGCCGACCCGTCGATGCTCATCGTCACCTACGAGGGCGAGCACCATCACAGCCCCGCTGCGCAGGACCCTCCGCCGCCGCTCGCCCCGCTGCCGGAGCTGCCCAACCATTAA